From the Chaetodon auriga isolate fChaAug3 chromosome 17, fChaAug3.hap1, whole genome shotgun sequence genome, the window ACACTGACATTAATCGAGCCAGTTAGTGAGCAATAAGGTTCACGTTGGTGTGGCTCTGTCTATTTCTTGAAAATGTCCACTTCAGCTATAGAGTCCCAGCATTTAATTGACATTTGCTGCAATAAAACTCTGATGTCCATGActtgtgattgacaagttgCGACCATGGTGACCTGTCAATCATAGCTACTAAGATTACTTTAACGCTTTGTTATAAAGTTTACTAAAAATGATTGAAGGTAACGTTGTTAGCAGAGACTTTGCATGGTGTAGCCAGGAGCCAGGTGCAGTCAGGCAGAATACGGAGTCAGATCCACTCCTAACTCCTCCCAAGGTCCACCCTGTCATacaaatatggtcacttctgtCTCCAAAAAAAATGGCGGTggccaaaatgccaaactcaGAACAGCAGTCCACAAACCAATGGGTGACACCACAGTGGCCACATACACTTCTTTCTTCTTACACATTACCGAATACATAtgtgttgaatgaatgaattttatATTGTTTGAGGAAACAGTTCAGTAAGTTGATTCATCACATTTACTGATAATTGATTTTTCAGGTCTGGCAAACTGAAAGTCCCAGAATGGGTTGACACCGTGAAGCTTGCCAGGCATAAGGAGCTGGCTCCCTGCGATGACAACTGGTTTTACACCAGAGCAGGTCGGTTACACTGGGAGTGTTTCCCATACAAATGATTGGTGCTGCTCTCTGAACCCCATTTTAGGAATCCATGTGATATATGAACATACACCCAACACTTGTGTAATATTGGTCCGTCCTATCATGAGTAGGTTTTCCAAAATTGGTACAATATACAATGAAAGCAAATGCACATAATCccctctcagctgctgtgtgtgttatcGACTCAGGCATACTGACAGTAACAATAGCATAAGGGTCTACAGAGAAAAATGTCACACATTTGATAAGCTGGAATGTTTGCTTTCATGTCTTTCGAACATTTCAGATGATTAAGCAAGAGTATATTGCAACATATACTGTGTGGTTTTTCTACGCCTCACCAGCATCCACAGCTCGTCACCTGTACCTGCGAGGGGGGGTCGGCGTGGGCTCCATGATCAAGGTCTACGGAGGGCGTCAGAGGAACGGCGTGTGCCCTGCCCACTTCAGCGTGGGCTCCAGGAACGTGGCGAGGAAGGTCCTCCAGGCTCTGGAGGGCCTCAAGATGGTGGAGAAGGACCCAaatgggtgagagagagagagagaaagtgacacTGCGTTTATGACTATGTTGTGATTTGATTAAGTGATGGATGTGGcgtttttttaaacatgtgcTTACAGTGGACGGAGACTTACCCCTCAGGGCCAGAGAGATCTGGATAGGATTGCTGGTCAGGTAGGTTGTTGAACTTTGAATCCCTGCATCACATATAGCATTTATGCATGGGGCATAAGAGTTGCCCCCTCTTGTGTTCTCTGTtagttttactgtatttacaaTAATTAAAACTATGCTGTAATGTTTAAGTACCTGTATTTATTGACACACCATCTCTCAATCATTTTATGACCAGTGCACATGCTTCCCTGTTTGATATAGCTGCATGACtatcccctctgctctctctgtcttttcctttgtaTGTGTAGGTTGCCTCAGCAAATAAGAAACAGCGAAGTTTACAAAGCGCCATCTGAGGAATGCATGCAAAGAGTCCAGACGAGTGAAATGCAGAAATGCCTTCCTGCTTATTTACTCAAGTTTGCTTGTCTCCCATATCACTCCAGTGCCCACAGTAACTGAGTACAAAGGCCATTTCATAGAGATGCATGTGTCAGTAGCACAGTATGTATAAGTTAAATATTACACATGGATGCTTTGCCACAGTTTcagggttgttttttgttttcataatgaATCTCAAGACAGCAGCGGCCTTGTTTCAGCAAACCACTGAATGGACTCAGAAGCACTGAGATTACAGTATTACCAAGCAAGAGCATGTTAATATTGTTTTGCCAACAACTGTGAAACTcgatgcagaaaacaaaacgaATGCAATGGATGCTAACgtatatttttattcatttatccaATTCTTTGTCTGTTGGGTACTGAATATTATGCCTAAACATGTTATTTATGATGTATGTGAATGATACAGTGATACACAGGCTGTTCCAAATAAACTGAGTATGTGCACTGAGTATGGCGCAGTAATGTCAAGTTGCACGTGGACGTATGGGTGACCATGTGTGTTTAGTTGTTTCTCATGACGGTACTGATCCAGCTGTTGTAGCGGCACACACGGGCATAGACACTGGGATGTCCCGGCATGGCGCAGTCATAACCCCAGGAGACGACTCCCTGCAGCTGACCATTACACACCAGAGGACCACCAGAGTCTCCCTGCAAATacaagcagaagaagaagaatgttaCTCTGAAGGTCATAGTGAACGCACAgtacattctgtcattgtggTGAGCACTGCAACTCAAGAACAATAGGTAAAAGCCAAACCTCTCCGCAGATGTTTGTATTAAAGAGTAACTTAAcaccaggctgaaaagcagtgCTTTTGCTGCACCGTCTGGCTGGTACTTTCCAGCCTCTTTCACCTTTGGGTGCGGTCAGAGGAGTGCTTTGTTGCAGGTTTAGCCACctaacagtgatgtcacagagtgAAGGTGAACGATTTGGAAACAGCTCAGATGGATGACACATTTCTATTGCATCCTGGTCTATATCATCATATCGCCTGACCCAACTCAGAGATATACCAGTATCACCCATGTGTTATGATAAAACCACTGTGTTAACAGGTATTTGCTACATAGTGAATGACTGGTGTAGGTGGTTGTGTGCTGGGGATTCAGAGCCCATTACTCATGAAAATAGAATTATCTACTATTTTATATCAATGTACTGTTTAATAATTATAGCATAACACATTCAGCATCCTTCCACTGTGGTTTTACCAGACTCTAGACCAAACAGTAGAAGAGGAAAGGCTCAGAGGGTGAACATGTGTCTCTTGCAGCAGTGTTTCATCATCCTCCTGCAGTCAATGATACAGACGCAGCAGTGGCAGTGGCGAAAATATAAGcctctgtttttaattaaaggGTATTAGAGTTGGTATATGTATCATTTGCATGTAAGCATACTCAATGTTCAGTGAGAAATAAGAGCTATACTGTGTACTTTTGGATGCTTGTCAACAACCCTGGATCTCAGCCTCTTTGTACTGCTGGAGGAGACGGACACTCATGTACCGCCTGACTCCCTGTGTGTTCGCTGTGGTTTAGTCCAACTCACTTGGCAGCTGCTGGCACCTCCATGCATGAATCCGGAACAAATCATGTTTGCGGTGAAGAGGTGGGGGTAGGCGTTCTTGCAGATCCTGTCATCGATGATGGGCTGCCTCAGGCACTGCAGCCTGTCAGGATAGTTGTCTGGGGAGCGGGAAGGCAAGTCTCTGTTACTGCACTATACAAATGCAACATTTACTCCAAATAACATGGAAATAATGTGGTATGCATAATGCAGTGATGAGTTGATGAATTGGTTTCTCAATGGAAAACTGAGTCCTGTTTTgtcaatgaaaatgatgtgaagatCTGTTATAACACATGTTGGTTTGGAACCACTGGTTGAACAAAAGAAGCAATGCAACTATGTTATTTGGACAATGAAAATTCCTgggggcatttttcactattttgacATCTTGTGGGCTGAACGATTCAATAGAAGAATCACAGCAATGTCAATAAATAAAACCATTGTTTCAGCTATTTGCTGGGGCTCTAAATCATGAGATCTAGAGCTGCATGTCGCACTGCACGATTGCAAAACATACCGAACACTGGCCTCAATCAAGTCAAAGTGCATTATAAAGCTGTCTTCCAAGTCTAAGAAATACTCCTGGTGATGAGTAAACAGAACTCCATACATAAAATTGCACATTTAAGCATTTGTGCTGCACCTGTACCCAACAGGTGTCCGGTGTCACACTATCCACCTCTTTTAATTTTGTATACTACAGCATTACCAGATATTTAGGTAGATAGAGCCTGATAATGTTGAGTATCCCTCTTTGGATTTCACATACACTACTTTTGCATTCTTTTCATACATTAGACAAAGTTTAACTCTGATGGTTATTAAACCCAGTCTGGTGTAATCTGGACTCATTCACATCCACACAGTAACAAGGTGATGCTGGTCGGGGCTGCTGCTATTTATAATTTCTATATTATTTGAATAACTCATCACCGTATTAGTGATCCTACATCATGATTTGAGACTTCACTCCTGACCTCGCCTCTCTcatccccctctttctctctcactcccaaCTTACTGCCGTTGGCGGACGTGTTGCCCCACCCGGACACCAGGCAGTTCTCGTCGGCCGCGGGGCAGCGGGAGGGCAGGGCCACGGTCTGGACGTAGCTGTTGAGGGTGGCGGGGCGGCTCAGTTTGATCAGCATGATGTCGTTGTCCAGGTTGTAGCTGTTGTACTGCGGGTGTCTGATCAGCTTGGCGGCATCGATCCACTGCTCGGTGCCTTCATTCACAGCGATGTTGTGCTCACCAAGACGGACCTGGAGACGACTGATGGAGGCGTGGAAGTTAAGACCatttaaaagtctgttttctgAAACAGATATTTCTGTAttaactgtatttatttaaaggCAACAAAATACAATTATGCTGATGGAGCCACACAGCTTGTTATTGACCAAGCTCAGCGCTCAGTTATGTCATTCCGACGCattagctaacaagctagctaCATTTTTAGCTAGTTAAagtttgctaacgttagcttacaTTAGCCACCGTAGGTGACAAGTTGTCCCAGAGCTGTAGCCTAGTGTGTGTTAAACTGACCAAGGGTGCGTTTTGTTTCTCATGTATTAAagtttaaacttttttttatttgtgaataGGAAGACAGTGTTGTTCCTTCTCATGGGCCTTCagtagtttttttgttttatagtGTGCACCTATTGAGGGATGAAGAGTTTAAGACTGTAAGCAActgttgtatgtgtgtttctgcttgcaTTAAATGAATGCAGCTGATCCTGTTACTGGTAAGGTCCAATAGCAGTGTCTACATGAATCTTGATAGTCCACTAATAATTTAAATAAAAGCCCAATGAGAATAAAAATGCCTCCTGCAATGCCTCAGTTGGGCGGAACTTGTCTGGTCCAGCTGGGAGGATTTTTCAACTGGGTTGAGATGAATGATGTACGGTTTCAATCTTTTGCTTCAATGGGGAAATGTTAGAATGAATATTAGAATTAGAATATCAGAATGATTTCAGTTGGTTTAAAGAAATATTGCTCGCAATATTAACTGCAGTGGTTATGTCCAGCATCCTGTCAGATCTGAGACCAAGAAAATATTGACATCCATCTTTCAGCTGCTCCCCACATGCCTTTGTTGGGATCCATTGGTGCTCTTCGTATTTcaacttttcatgtgtgtttggaTGCAGTTTGTTAGTTGCCCTGCTAACTAGCCATTATGCTATCTGTTTGGGGCAAATGTATTGCTAAAATAACATTCTAACTAATTGTTGCTTACAAACTCttatgcattttacatttttttttgaaTCAATACTCATGAAATTCCATGTGCCTTTAAGTCAAATACATCAATAGTTGGATGTAATGGACGTTTTGACCCAAGTGGCCTTTCAGAATGTGACCTCCTGTACTTACGACTTgtagcagtgagcagcagagacCACCCACTGGCTGGAGATGAGGGATCCACCGCAGAAGTGGTATCCAGCGTTGAGAGACACCTGGTAGGGAACAGAGTGTCTGGGACACTCATACCCGCCAACAATCTTATCATCCTCAGCTGCAGCAACTGAAACAGCACATGAGGTATGAAATGACATATAGAAAACCAAGAGTACTTAATCAGTGccatagattaaaaaaatagaCAAGTGCGCAAGACCCTGAAGTTATTTATCGTAACAGGAGATAAATATATCATTTTGTCAGTCTCTTACATGCTGCTCCAAGCAAAGCCAGGAATACCAGGGCCTTCATGGCGACGTTTCTCTGAATCTATGAGTCCACACTGTAACTCTTTATATACATCTGTACTGGCCTTTATGGTCCCAGATTTCTCAAGGTCAGGAAGGTAAAACACAAAACCCTGTTCTGGGAAAGAGCCATATGGCTGAAGGCAACAGCAGGACCTTGAGTGATGTCAGAACTTGGGGATAAAACTCACTGAAGGGAACTTCTGAATGAACCATAATCTTCATTTGACAGTTTTGTGATCAATAATTATGTAATTTGAACCCAGTATGGTCTAATATGCACAGATGCAACTCATGCTTTTTGAAATCAGGCAGACACCCTTTTCTATGTTTGTCAGGATGGATACTGTTTTATCGACATGTATCCAGTCTAGTTTTAGAGGGTGATGTGTAGTGGAACAGATGTCACATGTCCTACAGTGTGAATATTTGTACAGTAACTTACTGTAACTATTGATATGCCTGATAGCAGTTAACAGTTTGCAGGTGTCACTGGTCTCAACTCAGCAGGAACATTCAAGAGGTTTCTCAATAATCCATAGAAGCTCTGATAAGACTGTTCCAAAACTGTATGGTTTCCCAACCCGGGGTTCAGGACCCCTCAACGACATGCAGCCTATGATGAAGGGTCATAAGTAGGCATTACTTGGCTGTCAAAGGTCAGAAGTAAAAAAAGGGTTGGAAATGAGTGAAAAGGTCCAGAGTGTAGGATTTAGcagcatctagtggtgaggttgcagattacaaCTGCCTTAGTGCCCCTCATCTCACCCCACAGTGGCTGTGAGAAATGGGAAAGGCGCTCTCTTCAGCTGAGTTTGGTTTGTCCAatctgggctactgtagaaacatggtggagcTCATTCTAAGATagcaaaaacacatctgttCTTATTTTCAAGTGATTATACGCCAATGAAAACATAACCATGATTATatcacatttctgccaatagatgcccctaaatcctgcacactcGACCTTTAAGTTCAGTTGGCTGCTTGCAACCGCTTAATACAAACCAGTGGTTACTCGTGACCCATCATAGAGTTTGTCTTTGATTTGTAAGCAGTTGAAGTACTTTTCCTGTCTCAGGCAGTTTTTACTTCAGTAATTTTTGAGCCCTGAGGAAGTCGGTACAGTAttccagaaaagaaaaatacagattagcaaaaaaaattaattattattaatcattTCTTATTTCACACTCTGTTAAGTATTTCATGACCCTTTAAATGAATCTCACCACCCGTCATAGGGGTCCTGATCCCCTGGTTTCATCCTTTCCTGCAGCCCAGTCCtgacacttgtgtgtgtgtgtgtgtgtgtgtgtgtgtgtgtgtgtatatatacacaattTCTAGAGAGAGCAGATATACATATATGGAATTCCTGCATCGTGGTGGTTTCTTTGATTGTATTGCATGGACACTTAAAAATGTTCTGTTAAGAATCACGAGTGATGTTTGAAGTGAATTCATCTAACGTTTACTCATTGATAAACACACAGGGCAAAGCGCAAAGCAAACTGAGAACATTTCAAAGTTTTATTgaacataaattaaaaaaaagtggtaaaaaaatatttaacagGTTTAGAAATTCTTTATACAACTATGTACAGACAAAGATCCATAGTGAGCCAATAAAAGTAACAAAGCTTTGAGTTTCAAATTCAATTATTAatcccaaaaacacaaaatgaacaccCACAGCATTCAGCCGTCACCCTAAACTTAAGCATCCTGTCTACGTCAATTAGCTGGGTGTGGTTGCACACGGGAggaaacaagcagaaaacatgGCAGCCTCCTATCCTTACAAAATAATTGCAGGCATAACAGCGAGTCAGTTTTTAATAGtatctgtgttatttgttttcatACCATCAAGGTGTAATAATTAGAAAGACTCAACTATGAGGAAATGATGaagcattttttgtttcatcaaaTGAGTTTCGTGATTAAACTTGCTTCATAACACCACTGAGGTAGTACACCtgtgacagacaaaaaaaaagggtgcaaaacagctggaaaaggaGAGATTAACTTAGGATCATTACTTAGCATTAGCTTCGGTTCTGAGTCAGCCTTCACTTACAAATAGAAGTTAAAAGctcaaacacatttatttccatCAGCTTGTTGAATATACATTTATTGttcaaatatacaaaaatacaaaaaggtTTATAAGGGACCGTGCAGAGCAAGATCACTGTTCTGAACCCTGCATCGAGGAAACTCTCCCTCACAGACctttaaatacacaaacagcacaattgAACAAATAAAGAACAGACTGTAATAGCAGGATAAAAGCATTTAGATCACAGCATCTCAGCTGtcacaaataaaaactgatgaatgagaggaaaaaggatGACTATTGGGTGACTATGGCGAACTATGTTTTGGGGTAAATGTCACCAGCACCTAAAACGTAGGAGTCCCTGCTCAGAAGACTTGTTGTGTCCagagtgaaattaaaatgtagCTGCACTAAAATGTACACAAGGTGCCTTGAGTCAAATGTGCTTATGTTGCTCTGAAGTAAAATTTGTCCTGTCTGCGGCGACATCAGTGCTGCCAGAGAAGGTCATCTCAAAGTAAGGTGCTGAATAAGTTCTCCTCATCCTTCTCCGCGACCTTGTATTTACAGACACTCGCCTCCCGCATAATAATAGATCCCCTTTACACAGTAACAACTCTTATCAGGATATTTTAGATTGCACCGTTTGTAGCTGGTAATAATGGCCTCCTGGCTGTTTAGCCCCCAGTTCCAGCAGAGGCGCCTGGCGACAAATTCAACAACTGAAAGGATGTGTAGTTTGAGATGGTTAAACAGTACACGAAAccaaaaatgtgtgcagtttCAGTGAACTGCGTTTCCTAACAGACCGGAAATCCTGAAATCCCATTAATGGTATTCATCCCAAGCGTTGACGTATGGCTCTAATGTGACTGTTAACAGCCGTTCAGAGGACACAAATGAACAACTGCATGTTGTCCTCGATCAGTCTATAAATTAAGCTTTCAACAAAGTGTTCAGTAGATCAGATCTGTGCATATCAGCCACCTCACTCTTATGGCTACGTCACAACAGCCGCCTTCATCAGTTCATAAAAGTCCACCTTCTGATTTCAAATGCATTAAATAAGATGGCTATTGGTacatgttgttgtgtgtgtgtgtgtgttttgtactaATTCAGGAAGTGACGGCAGCGTCTCGCCCCGCAGTTGCAGTGCAGCTTATTGTTCTCGTCCTCGATGGGGAACTTGTAGTCGTAGGTCAGTTCTTCCCCTCGGTAGATCTTCCTCAGGGCGAAGATGACGATGTGCTTGCGGCCGTCCACGTTGATGACACGAGAGTAGCAGTTCGGCTCGCAGGAGTGGTTGATGAAACGAGCCGCGTTGCCTTGCATCGTCGCATCCACCACGTCGAAGTCGTCGATGCGGAACATGTAACAGCCGATGCCCTGATGGAGAGCGATTAAACAACAGGCGgacattattttcacatttccaatACATTCAACATCTTAAAGTTAGAATACAAAAGACTTTCGTGAAATCAAATCCTAAATTACGATCTGTGGGCAGTATTTTTTCTGTAATATGTATTTATAGTATTTGTCACAGTGGTGTAGTCGGCCATTCATTAAAGAGAGGCAGGCAACAGGCCACACACTTCATACTCCTCTGCAAGAAAACCAACTGATTGTGCTACAGTCCACTGATGGCCTCAGAGCGCCATCTAGTGGTACTTTGAATTGAGTGAGTGAATTCACCTAAATACTTGCATGAGTTTATGGCTCaatgttttgcttaaaaaatacATCACCAGGAATGAATATACAGAATAATGAGGTagaaactgactgactgtcatTATGATGGAGATTTTTAGTACTGCAGTGTGTATTATGTGTACTAACCTTGCTGTCGTAATATTTCTCCCGCTTATCCGTAAGGACAGAACGAATGACGGTGCCAGCGTACTCGATCACCATCTCCCCAGCCTCTATGTTCCTTTTGCAGAAAAGGCCCCGACCATGAATTTCAGATCTAAGAGGATAACAAAACAGGACACAGTTCAATACATTTCAGCCTTTACAAATGACTTTTTGaccattgtttgtttatttgtagcCATTACCTGTAAACTCCTACTGCTTCTTTTGAGATTTTTTCCAGGTGTCTGAATCTCATTGCCATAGGAAGCTCACTGCTGGTTGCTCTCCTGTCAGACATAGAAAAGGTGGCGTCAACATAGACAAGTCATCTGCTAAATTAGCTCCTTTTAGAAACTGTAAATTTCTGTTGTGGTCTGCAGTGCGTTAAACTTTTAAGATTAGGGTCAACCACAGTTTTAAACGCCTTacctggaagatttcagtgggaattcatcctcctcttcatcaaagGGACCTGTTATGTCAGGAagctctctgtgctgtgaagcCAGGAAGTTGAACATATCAAAAGTCGCTTTCCTAataagagaaagaggaagaaaaagaacacaACTGATGTGAGGTGTGTTTAAATCCCAGGcaagaaacagaagaaaccTTTAAATCAACACTTGTAAGTTCTTAGAAACAGTCGTGACTAAAGGTAACTGTGTCTGTACCGTGTGTAGACTTCAGAACGAGCGCAGCCA encodes:
- the LOC143335214 gene encoding small ribosomal subunit protein eS19, which gives rise to MPSVTVKDVNQQEFVRALSAFLKKSGKLKVPEWVDTVKLARHKELAPCDDNWFYTRAASTARHLYLRGGVGVGSMIKVYGGRQRNGVCPAHFSVGSRNVARKVLQALEGLKMVEKDPNGGRRLTPQGQRDLDRIAGQVASANKKQRSLQSAI
- the LOC143335213 gene encoding trypsin-3-like isoform X1; protein product: MKALVFLALLGAAFAAAEDDKIVGGYECPRHSVPYQVSLNAGYHFCGGSLISSQWVVSAAHCYKSRLQVRLGEHNIAVNEGTEQWIDAAKLIRHPQYNSYNLDNDIMLIKLSRPATLNSYVQTVALPSRCPAADENCLVSGWGNTSANGNNYPDRLQCLRQPIIDDRICKNAYPHLFTANMICSGFMHGGASSCQGDSGGPLVCNGQLQGVVSWGYDCAMPGHPSVYARVCRYNSWISTVMRNN
- the LOC143335213 gene encoding trypsin-3-like isoform X2, which encodes MKALVFLALLGAAFAAAEDDKIVGGYECPRHSVPYQVSLNAGYHFCGGSLISSQWVVSAAHCYKSRLQVRLGEHNIAVNEGTEQWIDAAKLIRHPQYNSYNLDNDIMLIKLSRPATLNSYVQTVALPSRCPAADENCLVSGWGNTSANGSKLQCLRQPIIDDRICKNAYPHLFTANMICSGFMHGGASSCQGDSGGPLVCNGQLQGVVSWGYDCAMPGHPSVYARVCRYNSWISTVMRNN